A single window of Streptomyces aquilus DNA harbors:
- a CDS encoding BlaI/MecI/CopY family transcriptional regulator codes for MEEREDGGARGASGRRGRGELESDVLAALWAADGPLTAGQVREALPGDLAYTTVLTILSRLHDKEMLVRHREGRGYAYEPVRDEASHTAQRMRSLLEGGSDREAVLARFVSELSEQDEHVLQQLLSGHDDRSGDDRSGGRA; via the coding sequence GTGGAGGAGCGAGAGGACGGCGGCGCCCGCGGGGCGTCCGGCAGGCGAGGCCGCGGCGAACTGGAGAGCGATGTCCTCGCCGCGCTCTGGGCCGCCGACGGCCCCCTGACCGCCGGCCAGGTCCGGGAGGCGCTGCCGGGCGACCTGGCCTACACGACCGTCCTGACCATCCTGTCCCGGCTGCACGACAAGGAGATGCTCGTCCGGCACCGCGAGGGCCGCGGCTACGCCTACGAGCCGGTGCGGGACGAGGCGTCGCACACCGCCCAGCGCATGCGGTCGCTGCTCGAGGGGGGTTCCGACCGCGAGGCGGTCCTGGCCCGCTTCGTCTCGGAACTGTCCGAGCAGGACGAGCACGTGTTGCAGCAGCTCCTGTCCGGGCACGACGACCGCAGCGGAGACGATCGTTCAGGAGGGAGGGCGTAA
- a CDS encoding M56 family metallopeptidase: MLISVYVPFAVTAVLAVLAPRLAHVLPPHRAAWALACAALVTAIGWAGALALLAFTGVAQIPEVAEQGRWSVAALQAEDPVYLVVAGGSALILAVGVVSLGVAAVQQARLLVQARRERARLPEDTELTVVDDDVPMAFALPGSPGRIVVSRGMLRCLTGREREALLAHERAHLRRRHHLFQILWQLTAALNPLLRPLAVAGGFVLERWADEEAAQHVGDRKIVAHAVGRAALASAGASLPAALAATGGAVPQRVRALLAPPPPRRTLPLVAGGLLLAACCASLANAASDSDQMLDSAQCAAYTATASAPSAGDHRHRPDFCFEEHDRRELQEHRP; this comes from the coding sequence GTGCTGATCAGCGTCTACGTCCCCTTCGCCGTCACGGCCGTGCTCGCCGTGCTCGCGCCCCGCCTGGCGCACGTGCTGCCCCCGCACCGCGCTGCGTGGGCCCTGGCCTGCGCCGCGCTCGTGACCGCGATCGGCTGGGCGGGGGCACTCGCCCTGCTCGCCTTCACCGGCGTGGCACAGATTCCGGAAGTCGCGGAACAGGGCCGCTGGTCGGTGGCCGCCCTGCAAGCCGAGGATCCGGTCTATCTCGTCGTCGCGGGAGGCAGCGCCCTCATACTGGCCGTGGGCGTCGTCTCGCTGGGCGTGGCCGCCGTGCAGCAGGCCCGCCTCCTCGTACAGGCGCGGCGGGAGCGCGCCCGGCTGCCGGAGGACACGGAGCTGACCGTGGTCGACGACGACGTCCCGATGGCCTTCGCGCTGCCCGGGTCACCGGGCCGGATCGTGGTCTCCCGGGGAATGCTGCGCTGTCTCACCGGCCGCGAGCGCGAGGCCCTCCTCGCACACGAGCGGGCTCACCTGCGCCGCCGCCATCACCTCTTCCAGATCCTGTGGCAGCTCACGGCGGCCTTGAACCCGCTGCTGCGGCCGCTGGCCGTCGCGGGCGGCTTCGTCCTGGAACGCTGGGCCGACGAGGAGGCCGCGCAGCACGTCGGCGACCGAAAGATCGTCGCGCACGCTGTGGGGCGGGCCGCGCTGGCATCCGCCGGTGCCTCGCTCCCGGCCGCCCTGGCCGCCACGGGTGGGGCGGTGCCGCAACGGGTGCGGGCCCTGCTGGCCCCGCCGCCCCCGCGCCGGACCCTGCCCCTGGTCGCGGGCGGACTCCTGCTCGCCGCGTGCTGCGCGAGCCTCGCCAACGCCGCATCCGACAGCGATCAGATGCTGGACAGTGCGCAGTGCGCGGCGTACACCGCCACGGCGAGCGCACCGTCGGCCGGAGACCACCGGCACAGGCCCGACTTCTGCTTCGAGGAACACGACCGCCGGGAACTTCAGGAGCACCGCCCTTAG
- a CDS encoding glycoside hydrolase family 32 protein, producing MSTAPRDPHRPVAHLRPPRNWINDPNGLVFHDGQYHVFHQYNPHGATHAHMHWGHFRSPDLLTWEQLPTALAPIPGGVDADGCFSGNAVSDGDRLVVFYSAHRKDRSAQHQPIATAASHDCGRTFSPCRDLIIPAWPEGCAMYRDPYVWQDGDRWRMLVGAALADGRGAALLYESPDLETWTYLGPFNAREPQPVGTTGLNTGEGWECPQYLPAPSGRGALIFSAWNERDGPQCVAALVGEEHGDRFDAGSPVLLDHGPDCYAPALLRAPGGRWMLWGWAWEARDESWTTAAGWAGVLTLPRDVAVEGDGSIRQKPAAELLGLRGDHRIHAAGETHGTQPVDLGSVGHAFDLATRLQPTGATGLRLLTTPDGSEYLDIRIDAAAGELVVDRDHASLDSRARGGTYRMPCPTGQPLDLRVIVDHSIAEIFLTSTGEVLTLRCYPTGDGPWRLQIRTATGARLGYTVDVWELHPLTIKEPSSF from the coding sequence GTGTCCACCGCGCCCCGCGACCCGCACCGGCCCGTCGCGCACCTGCGACCGCCCCGCAACTGGATCAACGACCCCAACGGGCTCGTCTTCCACGACGGTCAGTATCACGTCTTCCACCAGTACAACCCCCACGGCGCCACCCACGCACACATGCACTGGGGCCACTTCCGCAGCCCTGACTTGCTCACCTGGGAACAGTTGCCGACAGCCCTGGCCCCGATCCCCGGGGGCGTGGACGCCGACGGTTGCTTCTCCGGTAACGCCGTCTCCGACGGCGACCGGCTCGTCGTCTTCTACTCCGCACACCGCAAGGACCGCTCGGCCCAGCATCAGCCGATCGCCACCGCCGCCTCCCACGACTGCGGCCGGACCTTCAGCCCGTGCCGAGACCTGATCATCCCTGCCTGGCCCGAGGGCTGTGCCATGTACCGCGACCCCTACGTCTGGCAGGACGGTGACCGCTGGCGGATGCTGGTCGGCGCCGCCCTCGCAGACGGACGCGGCGCGGCCCTGCTCTACGAGTCACCCGACCTCGAAACCTGGACCTACCTGGGCCCCTTCAACGCCCGCGAGCCGCAGCCCGTCGGCACCACCGGCCTCAATACCGGCGAAGGATGGGAATGCCCCCAATACCTCCCGGCACCCTCCGGACGCGGTGCCCTCATCTTCAGCGCATGGAACGAGCGCGACGGCCCGCAGTGCGTCGCCGCCCTGGTCGGTGAGGAACACGGCGACCGCTTCGACGCCGGCTCACCAGTACTCCTCGACCACGGCCCCGACTGCTACGCACCCGCCCTGCTGCGTGCCCCCGGTGGCAGATGGATGCTGTGGGGCTGGGCCTGGGAAGCCCGCGACGAGTCCTGGACCACGGCAGCGGGGTGGGCCGGCGTACTCACCCTTCCGCGGGACGTCGCCGTGGAGGGCGACGGCTCGATACGTCAGAAGCCCGCTGCCGAACTCCTCGGCCTCCGAGGTGACCACCGCATCCACGCCGCAGGAGAGACGCACGGTACGCAGCCCGTGGACCTAGGCTCCGTCGGCCACGCCTTCGACCTGGCAACCCGCCTGCAACCGACCGGCGCCACCGGACTTCGGCTGCTCACCACCCCCGACGGTTCTGAGTATCTCGACATCCGCATCGATGCGGCCGCAGGCGAACTGGTCGTCGACCGCGACCACGCCTCACTGGACAGCCGGGCCCGCGGCGGCACCTACCGAATGCCCTGCCCCACCGGCCAGCCGCTCGACCTGCGCGTCATCGTCGACCACTCCATCGCCGAGATCTTTCTGACCTCCACCGGCGAAGTACTCACGCTGCGCTGCTACCCCACCGGGGACGGACCCTGGCGACTGCAGATCCGCACGGCAACAGGCGCGCGCCTCGGCTACACCGTCGACGTGTGGGAACTTCACCCCCTCACGATCAAGGAACCGAGCAGCTTCTGA
- a CDS encoding carbohydrate ABC transporter permease encodes MNAKSAARAQGRPVLQRFPLALRILGYTTVIAIGLLYLFPFLLQLVTGFKTDPDAAAHPLGLIPATPTTAAYQRLFGLSQSGEAVPFFRWLGNSVFLSVTVTAGRVLLDSMAGYALARLNFPGRRLLFGFVIAILAVPPVALLIPKFLVLNTFGLFDTYAAMIMPLLVDTVGIFIMKQFFESIPREVEEAAKMDGAGVFRTFWSIVLPMARPALITLTILSFQGSWNEFTNLLVATQSSQYETLTTGLARFVSGSLGQGTQYPLKLAAALMATIPVAVLFFCFQRYFVQGANAGAVKE; translated from the coding sequence ATGAACGCCAAGTCCGCCGCCCGGGCACAAGGGCGCCCGGTACTGCAACGGTTCCCCCTTGCTCTGCGCATCCTCGGCTACACGACCGTCATCGCGATCGGCCTGCTGTACCTGTTCCCGTTCCTCCTGCAGTTGGTCACCGGCTTCAAGACCGACCCGGACGCAGCCGCGCACCCCCTCGGGCTGATCCCCGCCACCCCGACGACCGCCGCCTACCAGCGGCTGTTCGGCCTGAGCCAGTCCGGTGAGGCGGTGCCCTTCTTCCGCTGGCTGGGCAACTCCGTCTTCCTGTCGGTCACCGTCACGGCCGGACGCGTGCTGCTCGACTCGATGGCCGGCTACGCGCTCGCCCGCCTCAACTTCCCCGGGCGCAGGCTGCTGTTCGGCTTCGTCATCGCCATCCTGGCGGTGCCGCCCGTGGCCCTGCTGATCCCGAAGTTCCTGGTGCTGAACACCTTCGGACTGTTCGACACCTACGCCGCCATGATCATGCCGCTGCTGGTGGACACCGTCGGCATCTTCATCATGAAGCAGTTCTTCGAGTCCATCCCCCGCGAGGTCGAAGAGGCCGCGAAGATGGACGGCGCCGGCGTCTTCCGCACCTTCTGGTCGATCGTGCTGCCCATGGCCCGCCCCGCCCTGATCACGCTGACCATCCTGTCCTTCCAGGGCTCGTGGAACGAGTTCACCAACCTCCTCGTCGCCACCCAGTCCAGCCAGTACGAAACCCTCACCACCGGCCTCGCCCGCTTCGTCTCCGGCAGCTTGGGCCAAGGCACCCAGTACCCCCTGAAACTGGCGGCGGCCCTGATGGCCACCATCCCCGTAGCCGTGCTGTTCTTCTGCTTCCAGCGGTACTTCGTCCAGGGCGCCAACGCCGGAGCCGTCAAGGAATAG
- a CDS encoding carbohydrate ABC transporter permease: protein MGLSFFDWLSGPSVAMCVIIMLAVWTTSGTFMLIFLAALQGIPRELEEAAAIEGVGRLQMLRHVILPALRPVIFLVVTLGLIATWQVFDQVYVMSGGAPGNTTLTPAYLSYSSAFDDANFGQGAAIAFVLLIIILAFTVAQRFLLRERTPRTRRNR from the coding sequence ATGGGCCTGTCCTTCTTCGACTGGCTGTCCGGGCCGTCCGTCGCCATGTGCGTGATCATCATGCTCGCGGTGTGGACGACCTCCGGCACCTTCATGCTGATCTTCCTCGCCGCCCTCCAGGGCATCCCGCGCGAACTGGAAGAGGCCGCCGCCATCGAAGGCGTGGGCCGCCTGCAGATGCTGCGCCACGTGATCCTGCCCGCGCTGCGGCCCGTGATCTTCCTCGTGGTAACCCTCGGCCTCATCGCCACCTGGCAGGTCTTCGACCAGGTCTACGTCATGAGCGGCGGCGCTCCTGGCAACACCACCCTGACCCCGGCCTACCTGTCCTACTCCAGCGCCTTCGACGACGCCAACTTCGGCCAGGGCGCGGCCATCGCCTTCGTCCTGCTGATCATCATCCTCGCCTTCACCGTCGCACAGCGTTTCCTGCTGCGCGAGCGCACCCCCCGAACCCGGAGGAACCGATGA
- a CDS encoding carbohydrate ABC transporter permease, producing the protein MSSPTSQTPRPNSRSRAGGGPRTADSPGAPDTPGGSGPAAASLIKPAPRGGRRGEGPWGWLFVSPMVIILGLFFVLPIFMALWVSLLNWDGQSNPFSGQAKFVGLDNYRSLFTQDGLDRTLFATSLRNNAYYVLLTVPIQTILALVLALIVNQRILRARGALRTAFFFPSVTSSIAVSTVFLFLFQGSGAVNTALSWIGVQGPSWFNDPRGVLSLLLGALGIVDPDRPSAFSPTTT; encoded by the coding sequence ATGTCCTCGCCTACGTCACAGACCCCTCGCCCGAACTCGCGCTCGCGGGCGGGCGGGGGTCCCCGTACGGCCGACTCGCCGGGCGCCCCTGACACGCCCGGCGGGTCCGGCCCGGCCGCGGCGTCCCTCATCAAGCCCGCCCCGCGTGGGGGGCGCCGCGGCGAAGGCCCCTGGGGCTGGCTGTTCGTCAGCCCCATGGTGATCATCCTCGGCCTGTTCTTCGTCCTGCCGATCTTCATGGCGCTGTGGGTGAGCCTGCTGAACTGGGACGGCCAGTCGAATCCCTTCAGCGGCCAGGCGAAGTTCGTGGGGCTCGACAACTACCGGTCCCTGTTCACCCAGGACGGCTTGGACCGCACCCTGTTCGCGACCTCGCTGCGCAACAACGCCTACTACGTGCTGCTGACCGTGCCGATCCAGACCATCCTCGCCCTGGTGCTGGCACTGATCGTCAACCAGCGGATCCTGCGCGCCCGGGGCGCCCTGCGCACCGCGTTCTTCTTCCCCTCGGTCACCAGCTCGATCGCGGTCTCCACCGTCTTCCTCTTCCTGTTCCAGGGCAGCGGCGCCGTCAACACCGCACTGTCCTGGATCGGGGTGCAGGGCCCCAGCTGGTTCAACGACCCTCGTGGAGTGCTCTCCCTGCTGCTCGGTGCGCTGGGCATCGTCGACCCGGACCGTCCATCGGCTTTCTCACCGACCACCACGTGA
- a CDS encoding serine hydrolase domain-containing protein produces the protein MALDLDTDGIHQLLDDGVRDKVYPGAVWAVGDNHGTTAAGATGVLDPERPGELMQHDTVFDIASLTKILAVWSTIGCLVEDGTLHLDQPLGDFWPEVAGHPLAQVTARQLLTHTAGVPLRANLKNLYGTDPHSIRAGVLREAAHRPPGEAVEYTDRAALILGYLAEYLSGQSLDTLASSRVWQPLGMTQTRFGPLPADMARRCGPTELDDTTATHLKGTAHDFSARLLNGVSGIAGTFSVVDDLAAFLRYLLAPDASAATPGFGPAWIKESLRIHTGHLTPPRGLFWHPAPETTPETDDIWVHYGFTGTGMWISPTKNRWAVLLTNKLYYTRDREPLTHTRNTFRTLAFA, from the coding sequence ATGGCGCTCGACCTCGACACCGACGGCATCCACCAGCTCCTTGACGACGGCGTCCGCGACAAGGTCTACCCCGGCGCCGTCTGGGCCGTCGGCGACAACCACGGCACCACGGCCGCCGGCGCAACGGGTGTCCTGGACCCCGAGCGGCCCGGCGAACTCATGCAGCACGACACCGTCTTCGACATCGCCAGCCTCACCAAGATCCTCGCCGTGTGGTCGACCATCGGCTGCCTCGTCGAAGACGGCACCCTGCACCTCGACCAGCCCCTGGGCGACTTCTGGCCCGAAGTGGCCGGGCACCCGTTGGCCCAGGTGACCGCCCGCCAGCTCCTCACCCATACCGCCGGTGTCCCGCTGCGGGCCAACCTGAAGAACCTCTACGGCACCGACCCGCACAGCATTCGTGCTGGCGTCCTGCGTGAGGCCGCGCACCGCCCGCCGGGCGAGGCTGTGGAGTACACCGACCGGGCCGCCCTCATCCTCGGCTACCTCGCCGAATATCTCTCCGGCCAGAGCCTCGACACTCTCGCGAGCAGCCGTGTGTGGCAGCCCCTGGGCATGACCCAGACACGCTTCGGACCCCTGCCCGCCGACATGGCCAGACGCTGCGGACCCACCGAACTCGACGACACCACAGCCACCCACCTCAAAGGCACCGCACACGACTTCTCCGCCCGCCTCCTCAACGGCGTAAGCGGCATCGCCGGCACCTTCAGCGTCGTCGATGACCTCGCCGCCTTCCTGCGCTACCTCCTCGCACCGGACGCCTCCGCCGCGACTCCCGGCTTCGGCCCCGCCTGGATCAAGGAATCCCTGCGGATCCACACCGGCCACCTCACCCCGCCCCGCGGACTGTTCTGGCACCCCGCCCCCGAAACCACACCCGAAACCGACGACATCTGGGTCCACTACGGCTTCACCGGCACCGGCATGTGGATCTCACCCACCAAAAACCGATGGGCAGTCCTGCTCACCAACAAGCTCTACTACACCCGCGACCGCGAACCACTCACCCACACCCGCAACACATTCCGCACACTCGCCTTCGCCTGA
- a CDS encoding glycosyltransferase family 4 protein: MSRVAATVLDLPFGSAGGSIELFLDLYTGENPLIPARAFMLAPHTPHPPVPEPLQLVAVSGKCLAGAPFTAYVNTLRRTLAQHIDPARVDVLHLQHLAFGATPALMRALPAHPRIALVHGTDLLLAETHRDQLRVLQETARLADAIVVPTGAMVDRLLHLAPTTNRRKITQIPWGIPDHLLATPPPRPARRPTGHLRLLYAGRLTSEKGIEALLRAMPVIQAVELSIAAPRHQFQALTPLLRLLKVHIRYLGWLTRPQLWKTFADHDALVMPSTTLEAMGLVALEAQACGLPVIYQPVPGLSDTLTATGLATDFTNPAGLAHELNRLRTSPGLLPALQAAGRTNAARYPLSATATALNDLGKQLT, from the coding sequence ATGAGCCGCGTAGCCGCCACGGTCCTCGATCTGCCCTTCGGCAGCGCCGGGGGAAGCATCGAACTCTTCCTCGACCTCTACACCGGCGAAAACCCCCTGATCCCGGCCCGTGCGTTCATGCTCGCCCCGCACACGCCTCACCCTCCTGTACCTGAACCCCTGCAGCTGGTGGCCGTGTCCGGCAAGTGCCTCGCGGGAGCGCCCTTCACGGCGTACGTGAACACGTTGCGCCGAACCCTGGCGCAACACATCGACCCGGCCCGCGTCGACGTCCTGCACCTGCAGCACCTCGCCTTCGGTGCAACGCCCGCCCTGATGCGTGCCCTGCCCGCGCACCCCCGCATCGCCCTGGTCCACGGCACCGACCTGCTGCTCGCCGAAACCCACCGCGACCAACTCCGCGTCCTACAAGAGACCGCCCGCCTCGCAGACGCCATCGTCGTACCCACCGGCGCCATGGTCGACCGGCTGCTCCACCTCGCCCCCACCACCAACCGCCGGAAAATCACACAGATCCCCTGGGGCATCCCCGACCACCTCCTCGCCACCCCACCACCACGCCCCGCCCGCCGGCCTACCGGACACCTCCGACTCCTCTACGCCGGACGCCTCACCTCAGAGAAGGGCATCGAAGCGCTCCTGCGCGCCATGCCCGTCATCCAAGCCGTCGAGCTGAGCATCGCCGCACCACGCCACCAGTTCCAGGCACTGACCCCACTCCTGCGCCTCCTCAAGGTCCACATCCGCTACCTCGGCTGGCTCACCCGCCCGCAGCTGTGGAAAACCTTCGCCGACCACGACGCCCTCGTCATGCCCTCGACCACCCTCGAAGCCATGGGCCTGGTCGCCCTCGAAGCCCAAGCCTGCGGGCTGCCGGTCATCTACCAGCCCGTCCCGGGCCTGAGCGACACCCTCACCGCTACGGGCCTGGCCACCGACTTCACCAACCCGGCCGGCCTCGCCCATGAACTCAACCGGCTCCGCACCAGCCCCGGCCTCCTGCCCGCCCTCCAGGCCGCAGGGCGCACCAACGCCGCCCGCTACCCCCTGAGCGCCACTGCCACCGCCCTCAACGACCTCGGCAAACAACTCACCTGA
- a CDS encoding dCTP deaminase, with the protein MILTGPAIAAAQATGEITIDPYEPTRLSPNAYDWRLGDTVRICDTDLDAATPTPYTETTIPDTGLVLQPGVLYLGLTHERTGSEIYAQLLNGNRTVGSLGIWVHVSAPLGHQGHAIRWTLEIRVARPVRVYPRMTFGKLVFLHCLGTPASYQLHGLKYTSTAGIGISRLYEELAGGGA; encoded by the coding sequence GTGATTCTCACCGGCCCCGCCATCGCCGCCGCACAAGCCACCGGCGAGATCACCATCGACCCGTACGAGCCGACCCGGCTTTCCCCCAACGCCTACGACTGGCGGCTCGGCGACACCGTGCGCATCTGCGACACCGACCTGGACGCCGCCACTCCCACCCCGTACACCGAGACCACCATCCCCGACACCGGACTCGTCCTCCAGCCCGGCGTGCTCTACCTCGGCCTCACGCACGAGAGGACGGGCTCGGAGATCTACGCCCAGCTCCTCAACGGCAACCGCACCGTGGGCTCGCTCGGCATCTGGGTCCACGTCTCCGCCCCGCTCGGCCACCAAGGGCACGCGATCCGCTGGACCCTGGAGATCCGCGTCGCCAGGCCCGTCCGCGTCTATCCGAGGATGACCTTCGGCAAGCTCGTCTTCCTGCACTGCCTCGGCACCCCGGCCAGCTACCAACTCCACGGCCTCAAGTACACGTCGACCGCAGGCATCGGCATCTCCCGCCTCTACGAAGAGCTCGCCGGAGGTGGCGCATGA
- the dcd gene encoding dCTP deaminase: MILTGPEITAAAQDGRVRIMPFAPDQVNPNSYNVRLGPTLVTYTADVLDAHQPNTTTEFTIGPDGHVLEPGELYLGHTLEEVGSDTFVPLLFGRSSVGRLGLFVEITAPIGDIGFHGQWTLMLTPIRPLRVYAGMRIGQIMFFASAGPIAPYTGKYQAAAGPQPSAYWRDLTQLRAVAP, translated from the coding sequence GTGATCCTTACCGGCCCGGAGATCACCGCCGCCGCCCAGGACGGCCGCGTGCGGATCATGCCCTTTGCCCCCGATCAGGTCAACCCGAACAGCTACAACGTCCGCCTCGGCCCGACCCTGGTCACCTACACCGCCGACGTCCTGGACGCCCACCAGCCCAACACCACCACCGAGTTCACCATCGGCCCGGACGGACACGTACTCGAGCCGGGCGAGCTGTATCTGGGCCACACCCTCGAAGAGGTCGGCTCCGACACCTTCGTCCCGCTGCTGTTCGGCCGCTCCTCCGTCGGACGGCTCGGCCTGTTCGTCGAGATCACCGCCCCCATCGGCGACATTGGCTTCCACGGCCAGTGGACCCTGATGCTCACCCCGATCCGCCCGCTGCGCGTTTACGCGGGGATGCGGATCGGGCAGATCATGTTCTTCGCCTCCGCCGGCCCGATCGCACCGTACACCGGTAAATACCAGGCAGCAGCCGGTCCCCAGCCCTCCGCCTACTGGCGCGACCTCACCCAACTTCGGGCGGTGGCCCCGTGA
- a CDS encoding metallophosphoesterase, with protein sequence MTAQRTLRQIVATTDVHSVFDNSLSFLAHLHALRPSSLVVDCGDFFEGSGYYRLAHGSIEREILLKLYDVLAPGNHGWHHHFEPELHRLTVCANVIDAKTGDALFRRLHITRVAGRRIGITAVIGQQAFHTIPAAQRADHEVTDPVPALREVMLAHHHEVDDWILLSHSGFDEDLKLAAICPFFDVIFAGHCHSEQYGPVRVGDALIVKGGELGDGYAVATPVGQGWGAGTTRFPDRAPAFVPADLMSLEAKIDAVRQQLTAVLGPVVKAYQHRIPDRHVLLVDLAARLRSGLGVDAVILNETALRPVPLGHTLTLGDLLAVEPFDNQLVHAHVPQEFRHDPYGLTGYLTEQCGPLVTAPDPLPDGIITVLTTDYLADTYLAGRTHAAGLWLSQAVKHVLTAPSASGGTP encoded by the coding sequence ATGACCGCCCAGCGCACCCTGCGCCAAATCGTGGCCACCACCGACGTCCACTCCGTCTTCGACAACTCCTTGTCCTTCCTCGCCCACCTTCACGCCCTGCGTCCGTCCTCGCTCGTCGTGGACTGCGGTGACTTCTTCGAAGGCAGCGGCTACTACCGCCTCGCCCACGGCTCCATCGAGCGCGAGATCCTGCTCAAGCTCTACGACGTCCTGGCCCCCGGCAACCACGGCTGGCACCACCACTTCGAACCCGAACTGCACCGGCTTACCGTCTGCGCCAACGTCATCGACGCCAAAACCGGCGATGCGCTCTTCCGCCGCCTGCACATCACGCGCGTCGCCGGACGACGGATCGGCATCACCGCCGTGATTGGGCAGCAGGCGTTCCACACCATCCCCGCCGCGCAACGAGCCGACCACGAGGTGACCGACCCTGTCCCGGCGCTGCGCGAGGTCATGCTCGCCCACCACCATGAGGTCGACGACTGGATCCTGCTCAGCCACTCCGGATTCGACGAAGACCTCAAGCTCGCGGCGATCTGTCCCTTCTTCGACGTCATCTTCGCCGGGCACTGCCACAGCGAGCAGTACGGTCCGGTCCGCGTCGGCGACGCACTCATCGTGAAAGGCGGCGAGCTCGGCGACGGATACGCGGTCGCCACGCCCGTCGGCCAGGGCTGGGGCGCGGGCACCACCCGATTCCCGGACCGCGCCCCGGCCTTTGTCCCGGCCGATCTGATGTCGTTGGAGGCGAAGATCGACGCAGTACGACAGCAGCTGACCGCCGTACTGGGGCCTGTCGTCAAGGCGTACCAGCACCGGATTCCCGACCGCCACGTCCTCCTCGTCGACCTCGCGGCCCGGCTGCGCTCCGGGCTCGGGGTGGATGCGGTGATCCTCAACGAGACCGCGCTGCGTCCCGTTCCGCTCGGACACACCCTCACTCTGGGTGACCTGCTCGCCGTCGAGCCCTTCGATAACCAACTCGTCCACGCCCACGTCCCGCAGGAGTTCCGCCATGACCCTTACGGCCTGACGGGCTATCTCACCGAGCAGTGCGGGCCGCTGGTCACCGCGCCTGATCCGCTGCCGGACGGCATCATCACCGTGTTGACCACCGACTACCTCGCCGACACCTACCTCGCCGGCCGCACCCACGCCGCGGGGCTCTGGCTGAGTCAGGCCGTCAAGCACGTCCTCACCGCTCCTTCGGCCAGCGGAGGCACACCGTGA